A single Oreochromis niloticus isolate F11D_XX unplaced genomic scaffold, O_niloticus_UMD_NMBU tig00007982_pilon, whole genome shotgun sequence DNA region contains:
- the LOC109200752 gene encoding uncharacterized protein LOC109200752 isoform X1 translates to MRQKYREEDVRERKRAYIRTIYASDPNYRHKQKKSIHARYHNDSQFRLHHIQRCAQYQRHKMATTASFAIYKKLCAQRIKKKYSRLVTQFQQGPQSEAQPQLVVNSVMQAATLAFRETIQLGPTHVCTVCHRTLFPNQVKHCKRSKYVKNSHIVDTCLTGKFVHVCDSECTANCTIPKQRMQEWICYNCDSHLQRGKISSIAVANNLELAPIPIELSQLNVLERQLIAKILPFAKIIALPKGQQRAVHGAVVCVPSDVETTVNCLPRPSNEAQLLQVQLKRHIRFKGYQHFYTVNMKNVLAGLSKLKEMHSEYKDVSIDDDATFADPTNNQIIETEHDIADADIQDALPRNFDNQIVPERRTTEDTTAGILEPCHDVNELLEPEQSNGEPLQDTEKEKEELRPGLVLDTCMQPPDIAQDILSYGEGIFSIAPAQGNRPVGFFSVPKLEAMAFPVQFPTGQNTLDEARQVKLSPSMYFNTRLFSADTRFATDQSYLFFAQFVTETHMATNSMSIQLRKGKAITKDGRRICNRMLQNKDEVERLINNKDATRFMKPLRGTPAYWEKALKDLHAMVRQLGKPTFS, encoded by the coding sequence ATGAGGCAGAAatacagagaggaggatgtcaGAGAAAGGAAGAGGGCATACATAAGAACAATATATGCATCGGATCCAAACTAcaggcacaaacaaaaaaaatcaattcatgCCAGGTACCACAATGACTCACAATTCAGACTGCACCATATACAGCGCTGTGCCCAGTACCAGAGACACAAAATGGCTACCACTGCATCTTTCGCCATTTATAAAAAGTTGTGTGCACagagaataaagaagaaatacagCCGACTAGTAACACAATTCCAGCAGGGTCCACAGTCTGAAGCACAGCCCCAGCTTGTAGTGAATAGTGTGATGCAAGCAGCCACATTAGCTTTCCGTGAAACAATTCAGTTAGGACCCACCCATGTCTGTACGGTGTGCCACAGAACTCTGTTTCCTAATCAAgttaaacactgcaaaagatcaAAGTATGTTAAAAATAGTCACATTGTTGACACTTGCTTGACAGGAAAATTTGTCCATGTTTGTGATAGTGAATGTACAGCTAATTGTACCATTCCAAAACAAAGAATGCAAGAGTGGATTTGCTACAACTGTGACAGCCACCTACAACGAGGAAAGATCTCTTCCATCGCAGTGGCAAACAATTTAGAACTAGCGCCCATTCCAATTGAACTGAGTCAATTAAATGTACTAGAACGACAACTGATTGCTAAAATTCTCCCGTTTGCCAAAATCATTGCATTACCAAAAGGACAGCAAAGAGCTGTACATGGGGCTGTTGTCTGTGTACCATCGGATGTGGAAACCACAGTAAACTGTCTTCCCAGACCTAGCAATGAAGCCCAGCTCCTGCAGGTACAACTGAAAAGACACATCAGATTCAAAGGATACCAACACTTCTACACTGTGAACATGAAGAATGTGTTAGCAGGATTATCAAAGCTAAAAGAGATGCATTCAGAATACAAAGATGTATCTATTGATGATGACGCTACTTTTGCTGATCCCACAAATAATCAGATAATCGAGACGGAACATGACATTGCTGATGCAGATATTCAAGATGCACTGCCCAGAAACTTCGACAACCAAATTGTACCAGAAAGAAGAACCACTGAGGATACAACAGCTGGAATACTTGAGCCATGTCATGATGTAAACGAACTATTGGAGCCTGAACAGTCAAATGGAGAGCCCTTACAAGATacggagaaagaaaaggaagaacttCGCCCTGGTCTTGTTCTAGACACCTGTATGCAACCACCAGATATAGCACAGGACATTTTATCATATGGTGAAGGAATATTTAGCATTGCACCCGCCCAAGGAAATAGACCTGTTGGCTTCTTCTCTGTTCCTAAACTTGAAGCCATGGCCTTTCCTGTGCAGTTCCCAACTGGACAGAACACATTAGATGAAGCCAGACAAGTCAAACTGTCCCCAAGCATGTATTTTAATACACGGCTGTTCTCTGCAGATACACGCTTTGCAACTGACCAAAGCTACCtattctttgcacagtttgtaacagaaacacacatggctACAAACAGCATGTCCATCCAATTGCGCAAAGGTAAGGCAATCACCAAGGATGGACGTAGAATTTGTAACAgaatgcttcaaaataaagaCGAAGTGGAGAGACTGATAAATAACAAAGATGCAACACGCTTCATGAAACCTCTGAGAGGTACTCCAGCCTATTGGGAGAAGGCACTGAAAGATCTCCATGCTATGGTCAGACAGTTAGGAAAGCCGACTTTTTCctga
- the LOC109200752 gene encoding uncharacterized protein LOC109200752 isoform X2, which yields MPDQNADPELHKIVSEVQVHSRNHSRSCKKGNVSCRFGFPKLPVDHTMITFPSPDDDDDHNDKQHSTSKEKDTNEKQKQKNRRMALAKKQKEAKEKLQPLRDLLCDPNSSFEDLSELLHKCKLTYEQYLDCAFNLSNGHVILLKREPNDCWVNAYNADLLRAWNANMDIQYVIDDYSCLMYIMSYVSKPEFEMTQFLNGVIQEVKTSNVNERDEMKQIMQAYAKHREVSAQESVARTCSLPLKKCSRSVVFIQTDDDALKMSLPMSRLQSMAPDDENVWMSGLPEKYANRPRTPEFERMCLAEFASEHRILYSRQTESKNAIPLLNNMGYIQKRTRGKPAIIRYPRFSEKKQPEKFYSRLLKLYFPHRSNDDLKTTEHPTSEQFYKSGRKHGFAVRPIVTFNKKRYESHGKTMERALEQIEQQGPLINAWNTFAPEVEVDRLECVAQRQSRHDTDGNEMDIVPDYQVSGSSSGAMPAIIAPKLNPDFVRKMYQSLNETQASIFYAVREWCFKLVWGHCPEQFFYLSLEELAVEITCYQVHI from the coding sequence ATGCCTGACCAAAATGCCGATCCTGAACTTCACAAAATTGTGTCTGAGGTTCAAGTCCACAGCAGAAATCACTCCAGATCTTGTAAAAAAGGTAATGTGTCATGTAGGTTTGGGTTCCCCAAACTACCCGTAGACCACACAATGATAACTTTCCCAAGCCCAGATGATGACGACGATCACAATGATAAGCAGCATAGCACAAGTAAGGAGaaagacacaaatgaaaaacaaaagcaaaaaaacagacgAATGGCTCtcgcaaaaaaacagaaagaggccaaagaaaaactccagCCATTGAGAGATTTGCTCTGTGACCCAAATTCCTCGTTTGAAGActtgtctgagctgcttcacaaATGCAAATTAACTTATGAACAATACTTGGATTGTGCCTTCAATTTAAGCAATGGCCATGTCATCCTCTTAAAGCGTGAACCTAATGACTGTTGGGTGAATGCATACAATGCAGATCTGCTGAGGGCCTGGAATGCCAACATGGACATCCAATATGTCATTGATGACTACAGCTGCCTGATGTACATAATGTCTTATGTCTCTAAACCCGAATTTGAGATGACACAATTTCTTAATGGAGTCATCCAGGAGGTAAAAACGTCCAATGTCAATGAAagagatgaaatgaaacagatAATGCAGGCATATGCTAAACACAGAGAAGTCAGTGCCCAGGAATCCGTGGCAAGGACGTGCAGCCTGCCACTAAAAAAGTGTTCACGCAGTGTGGTGTTCATACAAACTGATGATGATGCCCTGAAAATGAGTCTCCCGATGAGCAGGTTGCAAAGCATGGCACCAGATGATGAAAATGTGTGGATGTCTGGATTGCcagaaaaatatgcaaacagaCCCAGAACACCTGAGTTTGAAAGAATGTGTTTGGCTGAATTTGCTTCAGAGCACAGGATTCTCTACAGCCGTCAAACAGAGTCAAAAAATGCCATCCCTCTTTTGAATAACATGGGTTATATTCAAAAGAGAACAAGAGGGAAACCTGCAATAATCAGATATCCTCGCTtctcagaaaagaaacaaccaGAAAAGTTTTATAGCAGACtactaaaactttattttccacatcgATCAAATGATGACCTTAAAACCACAGAACACCCCACATCCGAACAGTtctacaaaagtggacgaaaacaTGGTTTTGCAGTACGGCCAATTGTTACCTTTAACAAAAAGCGTTATGAAAGCCATGGCAAAACAATGGAAAGGGCACTGGAACAGATTGAACAACAAGGCCCACTTATCAATGCATGGAACACCTTTGCACCTGAGGTTGAAGTAGATCGTTTAGAGTGTGTGGCCCAACGACAATCCAGACATGACACTGACGGAAATGAaatggacattgttccagactaCCAAGTCAGTGGTAGCAGCAGTGGAGCCATGCCAGCAATCATAGCACCAAAGCTGAACCcagactttgtcagaaaaatgtaCCAAAGTCTGAATGAAACCCAAGCATCCATATTCTACGCAGTGCGTGAGTGGTGTTTCAAACTTGTGTGGGGTCACTGTCCTGAGCAGTTCTTTTATTTGTCTCTGGAGGAGCTGGCTGTGGAAATCACATGTTATCAAGTGCATATATGA